From Antedon mediterranea chromosome 9, ecAntMedi1.1, whole genome shotgun sequence, a single genomic window includes:
- the LOC140058479 gene encoding protein kish-B-like yields the protein MTNVYSFDGLIILALLIICTCAYMRRVPRLKKWFLSEKKGFLGIFYKASIIGTRLHFAVAITCTFMAVYVLLLK from the exons ATGACAAATG tatacTCATTCGATGGGCTGATCATTTTGGCCTTGCTTATAATTTGCACGTGCGCTTACATGAGACGAGTACCAAGGTTGAAGAAATGGTTCCTATCGGAAAAGAAAGGTTTTCtaggtattttttataaag CTTCAATAATTGGAACAAGGTTACATTTTGCAGTTGCAATAACATGTACATTTATGGCGGTGTATGTATTACTTTTAAAGTGA
- the LOC140058478 gene encoding MAP kinase-activated protein kinase 2-like, with product MSKLKMGDNQSSLQSGTGEGRKVLSPKKIPITNDYILTKKVLGLGINGKVLECEHKTTGEKYALKVLRGSAKAEREVELHWRASACKQIVNIKDVYENIYNGTRCLLVVMECMEGGELFSRIQERADTAFTEREAAQIISDIAKAVHYLHNMNIAHRDLKPENLLFKDKGSNSVLKLTDFGFAKETTSATSLQTPCYTPYYVAPEVLGPERYDKSCDMWSLGVIMYILLCGFPPFYSNHGMAISPGMKKRIRNGQYEFPNPEWSQVSEEAKDLIRKLLKTDPSQRLTITEFVNHPWVQRIDEVPQTPLHSAKVLKEDSEQWADIQDEMTNALATMRVDYDQVKIKTISESTNPLLMKRRKKEAKQNKK from the exons ATGAGCAAGCTTAAGATGGGGGACAATCAGTCATCATTGCAGTCTGGAACAGGTGAAGGGCGCAAGGTGTTATCCCCTAAGAAGATACCAATTACTAATGACTATATACTAACAAAGAAAGTACTAGGGCTTGGTATCAATGGTAAAGTACTTGAGTGTGAACATAAAACAACGGGCGAGAAGTATGCATTAAAG GTATTGCGAGGAAGCGCAAAAGCTGAACGAGAAGTAGAATTACACTGGAGAGCTTCAGCTTGTAAACAGATAGTTAATATTAAAGATGTCTATGAGAATATTTACAATGGAACAAGATGTCTTTTGGTCGTAATGGAATG tatGGAAGGTGGTGAATTATTTAGTAGAATACAAGAAAGGGCAGACACAGCTTTCACAGAAAGAG AAGCAGCACAAATAATATCTGACATTGCCAAGGCTGTTCACTACTTGCATAACATGAACATTGCGCACAGAGATCTAAAACCAGAGAACTTGCTATTCAAAGATAAAGGATCTAACTCAGTTTTGAAGTTGACAGATTTTGGTTTTGCCAAAGAAACAACGTCGGCAACGAGTTTGCAAACGCCATGTTATACTCCTTACTATGTGG CTCCTGAAGTCCTTGGACCAGAACGTTATGACAAATCCTGTGACATGTGGTCGTTAGgtgttattatgtacatttt attatgTGGTTTTCCACCATTCTACAGTAACCATGGCATGGCAATTTCACCTGGAATGAAGAAGAGAATCCGCAATGGCCAGTACGAATTTCCCAATCCTGAATGGAGCCAAGTATCTGAAGAAGCAAAAGATTTAATTCGAAAATTGTTGAAGACCGACCCGTCACAGAGGTTAACAATCACAGAATTTGTCAACCATCCATGGGTGCAG AGGATAGATGAGGTCCCACAGACTCCGTTACATTCTGCCAAGGTATTGAAGGAAGACAGTGAACAATGGGCCGACATCCAG GATGAGATGACCAACGCCCTCGCTACGATGCGTGTTGACTACGACCAAGTTAAGATTAAAACAATCTCAGAATCAACAAACCCGCTATTAATGAAACGAAGAAAGAAGGaagcaaaacaaaataagaaGTAG
- the LOC140058926 gene encoding RNA-binding protein 15-like, whose translation MKYQPARDTSRRIKDSPEMHQRMGRDDRYESRGGGKPGPGGGRGGSYRRDFYDGDKRRSRDDFETRDRNNFGNRGSGYKYDNKDNYYKSLKVTKFPSHVSDGAIRDALFHEFKKFGDVKVKVTHGGDERIAFVNYAFAEHAKEAKLAKSGRLTLFGKPLYVDPVYRRRSVSPEMGYGRSSPGRSRVGGSYPRDQGPRDHDFQSYERRFSGGSADSFRDREPLLLPEDDPKATRTLFVGNLEGDIPESELKHVFSRFGMVEDIDVKRPARGQGNSYAFVRFCNLDQAHKAKIAMQGKYIGRNQAKIGYGKAQPTTRLWVGGLGPWTSLGVLEREFDRFGAIRKIDYLKGENFAFILYDSLDAAQAAASNMRGFPLGGPDHRLRLDFAESSHDQRGKFPQFSDRAASPRHNQRDDYEPGFRYNKDFDGGRRQSYGGRNDVTEEGGYRRGSNWQENRYGNNWNRQERDSYDPRDNRKRPMSPSSDQSRERSPDRKSYKRVRNRSADLNESTPEKRMDDQFDSTGSDHSPERQRRHGSRSNDDDNGAFRGRKRERESKSDKSSRMRERIAAVDSVFDLSKYFGAAWHGFIVLKNSAFCTRMYLLDGDISIVESLLGSGKNEDEQILKITQRLRLDQPKLEEVTKRITSAGADGHCLLLALPADDAPKLPNATQSRTLRNLVTYLQQKEAAGVISLPVAGHKDKESAGILHAFPPCQYSQNHLLRIAPNLGIEPSKEDHLVIIIVRGVA comes from the coding sequence atgaagTATCAGCCAGCAAGAGACACTTCAAGAAGAATTAAGGATAGTCCTGAAATGCATCAGCGCATGGGGAGAGACGATCGATATGAATCTAGAGGAGGTGGAAAACCTGGTCCTGGAGGAGGTCGTGGTGGCAGTTACAGGCGGGACTTCTACGATGGGGATAAGAGGCGTAGCAGAGACGATTTTGAAACTAGAGATAGAAACAATTTTGGAAACCGTGGTTCGGGGTATAAGTATGATAATAAGGATAATTACTATAAAAGTTTGAAAGTTACAAAGTTCCCAAGTCATGTTTCTGACGGTGCAATTAGGGATGCATTGTTTCATGAATTTAAGAAATTTGGTGATGTCAAAGTCAAAGTAACTCACGGAGGAGATGAGAGAATTGCATTTGTAAATTATGCTTTTGCAGAACATGCTAAAGAAGCAAAGCTAGCTAAGTCAGGGAGGCTAACACTTTTTGGAAAACCTCTTTATGTTGACCCTGTTTACAGACGTAGAAGCGTTTCCCCAGAAATGGGGTACGGTAGATCGTCTCCGGGCAGAAGTAGAGTTGGTGGTAGTTACCCCAGAGACCAAGGTCCAAGAGACCATGATTTTCAATCTTATGAAAGACGATTTTCTGGCGGGAGTGCTGATAGCTTTCGTGATAGAGAGCCTCTACTCCTACCGGAAGATGACCCAAAAGCAACTCGTACTTTATTTGTTGGTAATTTAGAGGGCGATATCCCTGAAAGTGAATTAAAGCATGTTTTTTCAAGATTTGGAATGGTTGAAGATATTGATGTGAAAAGGCCAGCGCGTGGCCAGGGAAATTCATATGCATTTGTTAGATTTTGTAATCTAGACCAAGCTCATAAAGCCAAAATTGCAATGCAAGGCAAGTACATTGGTAGGAACCAGGCCAAAATTGGCTACGGTAAGGCCCAGCCAACTACACGACTCTGGGTGGGAGGCCTAGGCCCTTGGACGTCTCTAGGTGTACTTGAACGTGAATTTGATCGTTTTGGAGCCATCAGAAAAATTGATTACCTTAAGGGAGAAAATTTTGCCTTTATTTTGTACGATTCTTTAGATGCTGCACAAGCAGCCGCTTCAAATATGCGTGGTTTTCCGCTTGGCGGACCTGATCATCGTTTACGCTTGGATTTTGCCGAATCTTCGCACGATCAACGTGGAAAGTTCCCTCAGTTCAGTGATCGAGCTGCTTCGCCGCGGCATAATCAGAGAGACGATTACGAGCCAGGATTTCGCTACAATAAGGATTTTGATGGCGGTAGACGTCAAAGCTATGGTGGTCGAAATGATGTCACTGAGGAGGGTGGGTATCGTAGGGGTAGTAACTGGCAAGAAAACCGCTACGGAAATAATTGGAATAGACAAGAAAGAGATTCTTACGATCCAAGAGATAATCGCAAACGGCCAATGTCGCCATCTAGTGATCAGTCTCGTGAACGTTCACCAGACAGAAAAAGTTATAAAAGAGTACGTAATCGCTCCGCTGATCTGAATGAAAGTACACCAGAAAAGCGCATGGATGATCAGTTTGATTCGACGGGAAGCGACCATTCCCCTGAACGCCAAAGGCGTCACGGTTCAAGGAGTAATGACGATGATAATGGTGCATTTCGTGGAAGAAAACGTGAACGTGAAAGTAAATCTGATAAATCTAGTAGAATGCGAGAAAGAATTGCCGCTGTTGACAGCGTGTTTGATCTGTCCAAATATTTTGGTGCTGCCTGGCATGGCTTTATTGTGTTGAAAAATAGTGCTTTTTGTACTCGCATGTATCTGTTAGATGGAGACATCTCAATTGTTGAGTCATTACTTGGTTCTGGTAAAAATGAGGATGAACAAATTTTAAAGATTACACAACGTTTGCGTCTTGACCAACCTAAACTGGAAGAGGTGACCAAGAGGATTACGTCCGCAGGAGCTGATGGTCACTGCTTGTTGTTGGCTCTGCCAGCCGACGATGCTCCGAAATTACCAAATGCAACACAATCGCGAACGCTTAGAAATTTGGTGACTTACTTGCAACAGAAAGAAGCAGCTGGTGTGATTAGTTTGCCTGTCGCAggtcacaaagacaaagaaagtGCTGGCATTTTACACGCATTCCCACCCTGCCAATACTCACAGAACCATCTTCTGCGTATTGCTCCAAATTTGGGTATTGAACCATCTAAAGAAGATCACTTAGTCATCATCATTGTGCGTGGTGTTGCTTAA